The Ascaphus truei isolate aAscTru1 unplaced genomic scaffold, aAscTru1.hap1 HAP1_SCAFFOLD_594, whole genome shotgun sequence region gatggtgtatagggtgaaattagggctgagatgtaaggagcagAAGAGTAAAGCCtcaaaagtgagcaggagaactgagtgtgtgatgcgggatttgataggaagccaggagagggatttcagcaggggagacgctgagacagatttaggaaaaagtagagtgattctggcagcagcgtttaggctacggccccagtccccACTGCAGAATAAAGCCGCGATCGGTGGTCTGTAGGAGCGCAcaggggcggggccatgacggggcatatctgccctggcATTGGCTGCGTGCTGAACAAGTGATCGCGTTGCGGCACAggaagacaacattcttgtcttcccttccagcgtacgcgtcacagcgctttgcgcgcccacacgcggctactggggcctgccccatagagggctgtggtgTGTGGTGCGCACGCTGTAGCATGTGCCTCAGCGGCCACTAGCGACCTAGCCTTAGGATAGAATGTAGGGTAAACAAATGAATGGGGGGCGCAAAAGAAGAGAAATGATCACTGAAAAGTGcaaaaatatatcaatttatataggcatatataaaaaagaagtacacacaataaaaatagaaatagatCAGGTAGATCCTAACACATCGAGCTAGTGAATTCCACGAACGTGACGTCCGCAATAAATGCAGAAAAACCCCTCTCCGGGACACTTCGTCAGGTGTAGCCAACCTAACTATTGGTTCTCACTAAGTACAGCCAGCTAACCAATAGGATCGGTACATACTAGTGTGGGAAATGACATCCACAGCCTTCCAATTAGTTTACATTTCCCAGACTAGTATGTACCGATCCTATTGGTTAGCTGGCTGTACTTGGTGAGAACCAATAGTTAGGATGGCTACCCCCTGACGAAGTGTCCCacgtgacacgaaacgcgtaggagtgccaGTGCATGCTGGGTAGTTGCGTGACGACGCGATACGCCCAACAGCTTCACACCAGTGCAGGAATTTTCACACGGAGATGCCGGTCTGGAGATTCCCCTCAGCTTCCCTAACTGCTATCCGGAGAGGGGTTTTTCTGCCTTGATTGCGGACGTCGCGTTCGTGGAATTCACTAGCTCGATGTGTTAGGATTTACATGatctatttctatttttattgtaagtgtgtaCTACTTTTTTATGTATGCCTAtataaattgatatattttttgcacttttCAGTGATCATTTCTCTTCTTTTGCGCCCCCAttcttttgtttatatgtatgCGAGTGTTCTccagccccgctgatcacgggagagggggagcagcacTGAAGAGAGATTGCCATAGATCATCTGTGACGGCCAGCGCGCACTTACCTTTCCACTAGAGTGTAGggtagacaggtgagaggtaggaaggccggacagcaggaggttacagtagtcgagaggggagagaatgagggcctgtgtcagggtTTTAGCattagagcaacagaggaaagagtgCATCTTTTTAATATTGTAgcggaaaaaacgacaggttttagctacattttgaatgtgagtggagaatgtgagagaggagtcgtgtgacccctaggcagcgtgcttgtgatactgggtgtatgatagtgcttccaacagtaatgtagaaggaggtagtagggccaggtttgggaggaaatatgaggagctccgtttttgacatgttaagtttcagttggcGGAGGCcaaccaggatgatatagcagagagacattcagaatctttggtctgcacagcaggtgtaaggtcaggggttgaaaggtaaatttatgtgcatcagcatagaggtgatatttgaacccgagatttgattaggtcacctagagagagtgtgaaaagagaagaggtcccaggacagagcccttgggtacccccacagagagatcaatagaggaggtgtttgcaaaagagacactaaaagtacgatgggacaggtaagaggagatctaggataaagctttgttacggataccaagagtatggagaatgtgaaggagaacagGTTGGTCcatagtatcaaatgctgcatagaggttgagtaatatgagcagagtttaataacctttggcagcatggaggtcattagttattttagtgaggactgtttcaatggagtgagcagtgcggaagctagattgtagagggtctaggagagaataggtggtgagaaaatggagcaagcgagagaatacaaggcatTCAGGGAGTTtataggcaaaaggcaggagagagacaggacgatagaaagacaggtagggtcaagcttgctgtttttgggtaatggtataactattgcatgtttgaaggaggagggaaaggtaccaaagaagagggaggagttacaaatctgtgtgagtgtagggattagagtaggagcaagaggttttaggagatgggaggaaatggGGTTAAGAGGGCATTTGGTAGAGGCATTTggcctccagaggcattcagaggaacaaaTACAGAAatgcagcatgcatgtgtggcaatttagccagggtctggggttagaaggtcGAGAATGGCAGAgggaaagcggggcatgtagatcaagagagaaggaaagggcaaagttgtagttcgtaaccaggttgtcagggtctggagcagagctgagagaggagagggaggagcgtaaagtggaatcaaaaggtggtaagttaatagagcgcaggtctttTCAggaacgaggggtagatggaggtgtaaaaggggagaagtgagagagaaaattagatgagattatggtcagagagaggaaagggggaaatggagaaatcagagagagagaattttctgtgaaaaccaggtctaggtagtggccatccttgtgggtgctagctgcaGCCCACTGTTGAAGCTCAAAAGTTGAGTTTAGAGATAGAAAACAGGAAGCCCAAGGGATAGAGGGGTCAGTTGAAGTCCCGAaggagaagaacacaagagtccaaggagagaaaggagagccaggattcaaagtgagaaagacagaatgggggtgagtagaggtatgtgggcaatagatgaccggctcttggacagggagaggagaaaaaagctggacaatttgagcctcaaaaggagggaaaagataaggaggaataggaagggttcagtaacAGCAGATAGAGGACAGCAGGATCCCCACGCCTCCAACCCTGAAATCAGGGCGCGGGGTGTGGGAGAAAGGCCTCCATAAGAGAGGGTAacttccagtgcagagtcagactgagtcagccaagtctcagttatagcaaagagtagcagagagtgagagaaaaagaagtcatgtacagacaggaacttgttggaaagggagcAGGCATtctaaagggcacaggagaaaaggagagagggcGGAGGTTGataggggatgggtatgaggttagaggggttgacaccaggagtAAAAGTTTCATGTTggaggcgaggacgagaacatgtagaaataaggcagggaccaggatttggatatccccagaagcaaggagaagcATGGGAAgataatgtgtgaggatgatttgatggagtgtgttttagtgcagaagGTATAAATAACTGCGTAGTGTTAGACAGCATAGgtaggaaaggagttcatgtgaactgagaagtggagaaggaaggagagatggagatatatgaatagagttagagacataatgagactggtagaaagaaatgagtattttgaaaagaagtgaggtcagagcaaatataaataatagAGGCGGCATGTCAGAAATAGTTTAGTGTTGATATATGAGGTCGAGGATAGGAAATTCCTCCTTTCCAGCACAGTTCAAATTTAGGATGCAGGGCCAGTAGTTGTTCTGCTGTCCACTTGTTCCACTCCCTGATAAACTCCACCCTGCTTTCCACTAAAAAAAAGGGCCACTTTACAGATGGGCTTCTTTACATGTAGGCTGCTGCCCCTACAGATAGCTGCTTCCCCAGCCTGTCCCTAGCTATATAGGTCTGAGACGTCAACTGACAActcaattagcacatgtgaggcacatAAAACACGTGTTATTTCTAATCAGACAGTTGTCCTACCCAGGTGTTAGCAGTTGAAATGACTAAAATATGCACATCATAGGGTGAGTTGGAGACAGGATTAAAGATGTCCTACCCAGATGTGTAATAGAAGACAGTGCAGCACGAAGGGAGTTAAACACCTTTATTATCTTgtgtttagtagtgaaggagTTAATGTTGTCCTACGTTTGTCACATATAGTAATGTCACCTCCTCGTAGGACTCCCCTGAATCACTCTTGCTCTGCTTCTCCCAGAGTAGGCTGCATCTCGTTGCAAAAGTAGGGTGttgtatgcagagcagtgtgtatctgtgcacAAAAGTGTCTGTATGCAGAGCATTGTGTACCTGTGTGCAAAGCAGTATTTATctgtatgcagagcagtgtatgtgttCTGGCCCCGCTCCCACTGAAGCTCCAGCCCTGGAATGTTGCAGATTgcaggtcccttctgtctgtcactgtatccCACACTACACAGCAGCTGTTACGTGGCTGAGCTCTGCTCTTTGCTCTTGCTGCTTCAGCAGGTGATGCTGGGCTGTCCGACTCCTATATCAGAATTCTGGGTACGACTCAAAACAGTTTGCCCCTGCTGTCCTCTTTGAATGTGATGATGGAGGGACGGCGTGCAGAACGTGGGGGGAGGTGATCGTTCACTAGCAGGGCGAAATCACTGCTTTGTGTCCCATCCCCAAAGCCATCCATGCAGAGAGTGAACTCGCCTGGACGCCGCTCACACTCCTCTCTGTGCCCCTTCTCTAGCTCCTCCAGCTTCGGCCCGAATACCCAGTCTGTGGGAGGGACAGAAGGGACATCTGTGTCACCCTGAGGGAAGGAACAGACTATGTCCCATAGGTCCCTTCTGTCAGTCACACTGCAGTGAGCCAGAGACGTCATGTCCCAAAGATTCATTCTATCTGTCTCACTGTCAGCCTATGGAGGAACAGACTCCATCCCACAGGTTCCTAATGACTGCCACCTTTTCACTCAATCACTCGTCCCTTCCAACCTTACCTGCAAAGTCGTGCAGAAGGTCCTTCATCAGGTGTCCCACAATGGCATATGCCACCATCAAGACTACCAACGCTGCCATAAGCAAGTACAAGATGTACTTGGGCATCTGGATGGCATCCAAAGAGGGCGGCTTGTAGTCTATATAGATGGGCCCCTCCGCCTCCTTCATCATGGAGTACTGAGACCGCGGCTGCTCCTCCACACTCATGTCTTTCACCCTAATTTCCCAAAACCCAGCTGACAACTCACAGGGGCTCAGGGCTCTTGTCCCCAACTGTGACTGATATTAATTAAAACCCCCAAATTATTTTGAAACCCAGCTCAACTGCTACACCGCACCTCCTGCTGAACCCAGCACCTCCCCTAGTGTGCCCGCCTTGGCACGGATAGGACACACGTCAGGTTTGTGCGGGGAATCACAGGACAGGCTGTCACGTGCCACTTGATGGTCCTTCAGGAGACGTCCTGTCCTCAGAGGTCTGGTGGCTTCGGCTTCTTCTTGTCCCAAGGACATGAAGTTCAGTAACCTCTGCACATCAGGACCCCCAACGCTGGGTTACCGTCCCACGAATCTCCCTGACTCGGTACACTTCTTTGTGTCTCCTTTCCTCTTATCTCTCTATCCTTCCACGTTCTGTGCCTCTTTTCTCCATCGcctttctcccctcctctttctctctttgctggCTGTTGCTCCTTGTCACTTTTCACCCTTGGTGCAACAATAActagtctttctctctcccctccactcttctctccccctctccttgctGTCACTTTTCTTCCTGTCTGGAGCTTCAGCTGTCACATTTATTgttctctccctcctgctccacaagGAAACAAAGTACTTCAGTTAATCAAGCTCCTGTCTTTTTTTATCTCTGCTGTCACCTGGCTGCCACTAGCTGATTACAGCATCCTGGGACttatcctcccctccctccagctGACCGGGCACGCACTCGCCGAGGCATTAAAAGGTTGGCTCTTTCACTCAGAGAACGCCTGGGAGCTACTTAGCAAAGTCTCTTGGCAGCAAAATAAAAATCTACAAAGATATTTGTTAATCGTGCTAAGTACAGACCCAACATTTCTCTTTCTGTCGAGCAAAAGACGGACAACAAACATGTATAAAATAGAAAAGTAAGGGATCGATACGGTTACGGAGCTCTGCAGGTCCGTGCGTTACACGAATATAATTCACATATAACACTAGCAATCTATGCGCAGCACGTGGGTAAGTGTCTGCCCCGTGGATAGGGACACTTAATTATGCTATGAATCAAGCATCGCAAGAGTTAACAAAGGTTTAGCTACTCCACTGCAGTGTGCAATGGgattccattttggctttattttagttaaataaatcatgacacggtgtaatatgtcatgtgttgttgttcatccgaggttgtatttacctcattttaagacctgctaaggaacagatgattgttatgtaaaaccatgaaattcaaagagggtgtactttctttttcacacaactgtatatacatatatataaaaaaaaattatctgGTGGGACAAATGTCACATGCTACATCTGTGCATCCAAGAACAGCAATGAGGTGCAAGGCTCTCGGGCCCTGAAGGGTTAAAGTGGCTACGCCTCCAGACGCTCGCCGTCTCCCCTTCACGGCTTAATGTCCCACTAGTAGCAGAGGGGGTGAACGCCGCGCTGCCAGGGGCTCAGAGGATTATTAATCATTTAAGAGGATCAGAACAGATAGAAGACACTTATTGCAGGTCACAAGGAGCTCAGGCAGGAATGGCTCCCCCATCATCCTACAGAGACACAATCAGATTGTAAATTCTCCTAACGggatccccccaccccctggtgtTTACTATGATACCTAATGTTATGCCCCTCTAGTACATCTGTTTAAAATTGTACGCTCTTCAAACAAGGGATCTTCCGGGCAGGAATCCCTTTCCCTAAATATCAACTGACCCTTGTAGCGTATGTGTTTAGACTGTAAGATCATCCCCTCCTGCCTGTACTTCTTTATGCAATACCCATGTTTCACATTGTGTAATATggagctttttaaaaaaaaaaaaaaaaatacaaaggaaaaaaattaacagcatctgctttatttaaagctgcagttcaggcaatatcatgcatgtgttttttttttcttttcttcaaataaatcagttctgtactatgagaaaatgtgtagcattaaaaaaaagtcaCACCCCCCTTCTGAAaaagcatcacctttttgagccctgccctctccatCAGTGAGCCAATTGAATCTACTGCCAGCctacatgatcttcctcacagaactttggccgccagtgcagcagaagaggaaccAAGATGCATTTAATGAACCCCCAGCCGAACCTTCAGCGATCGATTAGAGAACGGATCAGCAccatagctaatcacttgtcagtctgtagattgtattgatgcgcatatagaatgaaaaaaaaaaaagtggtacgGAAGCTTTAAAGTCCTACTAGACACTGCAGGACAGAAGAGGTATCAGCTCAGATATTATCGACGATGATTTTTGCATGtcagcatctttattgattggcAACTGTCACAGGCTGCATTCAGAGAGGGGCATTAGATCAGTGTCATTGCCCCAGTCCAATAAgcatttaacccctttgctggcccctctggcaggaaCAGTGTTAATTATAGGGGTTTCATCGTAAGACATTCAGCTCAAGATAGTTAAGAGCATATACTGTAGTCCTACCCTGCACCGATTTACACAGCTACATTGTTTTCTATTTAGTATGGATCTGAATAGCATTCCTAGTCCCACTGTCATGAACCCTAGCGTGGTGGCAGGGTGGGATTCCAAGACCTTAGCACAGGGGTGAAGCACTCTGCACCaagatgagagggaggggggagaaatgcaggGGAAAGGTTTGGTGTAGTGTGGCTCACAGCTGAGGTGGGACATACAACAGGCCCTGTATGACACGCTCACTTCCTGGGGTAATGGCAGTCATAGGACATCACACTTGCACTTTTATTTGGGTCAGTCCGTCTGCGTACTGGAAGTTCCCGCTGTTCTCGTAGTCATACATATCCAGCGCCACTTCGCAGCTCTCCCTCACCACACGCTCCGTGTCCTCTGCGTGTGTCCGCAGCGCCTGCAGGCATTCCTCCTGTGCGATGGCGCCCAGAGCCTCCGCGCATTCGTGGCGCACCATGGGGTTCTCCTCGTGCCGATTCAGCGCCGCCGCCAGTTGTGGGACCGACGCCTCGTGCTGCATCTGGCCCAGCACATAGCCAATCTCGTGACGAAACAGGGAGCCCCCGCACTGCAGGCCTGGTGAGAGAAAGAAGTCAGCCATGCAACACATTTTCCAtaaagctacagaccaagcaatatcctacatgtgtttttaaataaatcagttctttactaggagaaaatacttgtagccttttatttttttttaaactgaataACATGttcaatgtattataatgtaacaagcattttgtttctattgcaaccatttacaaagtcacttcctcttctgaaacagactctggcactcccctttttgagccctgccctctctctagcagtgcaccaattgtatctagtgactgcctggtcacatgatcttccccacagaactttgcatcttgggtactcttctgctggaaaaaaaaaagtctactAAACAGCCGactattatacatacatacatacatacatacatacatacaaactgaAAAGTAATCTCCAAGGCTTGAATTGGAGGGGCTAAGGGGTCAAACTGGAACACAACCAAAATTGGGTGTGTGTCACAAAATTTCAAATCCCCAAAATATGTTTGAAAAAGCTTCAGCTTCAGGTGCTCAAAACCTATGCGGTAGGCTCCTCAAGATAGCCAATATACATAACAAATACCATAATCAATATTATCTGATAACACCACATACAACATGCATATACATATCTTCCATGATGACCATAAAATGGAAAGTGCAGTCCAGAGGGTGCTGCTCTCTTCAAAAAGGATGCAACCCAGGCGTTGCAAAGTAATACTATACTACATAAAAACAAAGAGGAAGAACGCACACCTCATAGCGTAATAAGTTTATTTTACTTGACACAAACAATTTAAAATGCACTGAGACGTCCGTGCGTTAAAAGCAACCAAACAAAAAGCAGTCGAGTTCTGATAGCTTGAAGCAGGGAAGATGTTCCAGACTCAAACGGCTCTCCTTCGCCTACACACTCGGCAAAGCTAAGCTCCCACAGCCTATAGCGCTACCAAAagaaaactcccctgccaggtaagtaggGTGGCTTTTAACCATGATCATttaggtggctctcccagggtgAGGCTAGCTCACTGCACTTGGGGCTAGCTGACTCCTGCGATTTCCTGACATGCAGGAAACTTGACTGCACACtttatggtagtgggggactgcatGCGCGCCCAGAAAAACGGTGGCTTTCTTTTGGTAGCGCTATACGCTGTGTCAAGTAAAAGAAACTTATTACGCTATGAGGTGTGTGCTCTTCTCTCGCTCTGTTTTTATCTAGTACTCTTCtgcggcaacttagctaattacttattgtgtggattgtattgatgcacatattgaaggggggggggaggcaggttgGATGGCTGCTTTAAAGGGACAGGTACACAATATAAAATGTATCCCTGAGAAAGTTCCATCATCCTGaaacgcattgccatggcaaaagCAAAGGATTTGTCTGCTTCTCTGGAAATCAATTACATTTCATTGGGGCCTCTGATTGGGGTAGACAaacaagctgtttttttttttggtaccaTTATTATAAcccgtccttatcagagagcccgTAAAGATAAAAAAAGTGGAGGGGGCATTGAGGAAAAAgtgttgcctgtgcaaactcttgttgagcacacagtgatataatcagacaaaagggagcagcggAGATCAAACCTCACCCAACTCTCAGCTCACCAGGTTTACAAACTGACTTTAGAACATGATTTTAAAATACCTATCAGATTTGGGTTAAAAAGTAGAGTACAACTTGGGTACTTACTTAATTGCATCCCCCTTGGTCACATGTTTGATTATCAAATAAATAGAAGTATCTGCTTGACCAACAGGGGCTTAATCATTACTAGACACCAAAAAAaaggagcctggggggtgggacCAAAGAGGGAGGAAAATAATTTGAGTAGAGAGAGGTGTGGCTGTGTCCTACCTGTGTCcactgtgtgtcctgcctgtgtggatgaagggaggggggaggggatgagagaggatgaagggaggggatgagagaggatgaagggaggggagtgagagaggatgaagggaagggttTAGTGGATGTGGGAGTGTGAGAAGATAAGGGGACAGAGAGGATGAGGAttggtgcaacaatcttggaatttgtgggaggagcattaagatcagtattgctcgccatggtcctctatgactgcaggtcagttatttataaatgatctgaccattacgtcatttgttctaaatttcactcccaagcatgcaccaatttgcaccatttcatattctatttcctaaaaaaaaaaa contains the following coding sequences:
- the SMIM44 gene encoding small integral membrane protein 44 translates to MSVEEQPRSQYSMMKEAEGPIYIDYKPPSLDAIQMPKYILYLLMAALVVLMVAYAIVGHLMKDLLHDFADWVFGPKLEELEKGHREECERRPGEFTLCMDGFGDGTQSSDFALLVNDHLPPRSARRPSIITFKEDSRGKLF